The DNA window tctgatttatccaagcagtcatatttaacatgtttactgtgtaacgttaatgtttagcgtgcatagtcttttacatcgcttatatttctgccttgtttagtgattataatacacatcggatcaagttatttcaaacacttgctgctaactgaGTGAGTTTTGATcttaacttatttaaaaagtctttaatgctggtgtttaagctgttatctttctgaaatgatccgcgctgacgctctctagacacggagaaactccgcctttgttcctaacccctcctctagccccagctggcccgctttggcccaaggttttcgtcgggccaaaaaaccctggccgttggccccgaggaagcccgaggcacgatcaagccccggaagtgacagtggaaacgcgactggccctgacACGCACTAGCACGCACGGTCTTAGCTCGGTattggaaacacggctattgtgACCAATTTGTTACACTTGAACTTGAAGATGACCAAGCACTCTGGCCAAAACATCTCACTGACAAAGAACGCTGCTTAATAGTGCAGTAGGCCCAGTTCAGAGCAAGGATAGAatttatcctttttatttttcttctttttttcttacagatACAACTCCAGATGTCTATACATCATTGCTGTGTGAAGACTGCTGAAGAGAAGTAACAagttgggctttttttttttttaaataaggattgACAAAAGGAGGGAAACAAGACATGTAGAGGGCCCCATGTCTGTGTTTGCCTTGGGCCCCAAAATGTCTAAATCCGCCCCTGTGTAGATGCAATGATGTGTGTCAGGTTTTTTGTACAGTGTTGttgtgtttcctgtcactgtgggcctcagagcacagaagtacacagcagagtcagatACATGTAGGTTCTTGATCGTCAGTGGAACTGAATCTGATGACACTTTAGAGTCAAATCTCTTCTGGAACTGAGCATCATTATCTTTACCTCCATATTTGTTTCTCCTCAGCATGTATTTAGGAAAGTCATTTTCTTTCTGGATGTACCAGAAAAGTTCTGGTTGTGGTGAAGTTGTTTTATATTTGCATTGTAATGTTACTGATCTTTGTTCGAATTCAGAGATGTGTCGATCTGGCTGATCAACACTGTCTTCTCCATGACActctgtaaacaaaaaaataaataaaacaaacttttaataaGGTTATAAAACTGTTTGACGTAATCATGAACATACTCCCCAACTTACCTTGATAAACTGATGCAAAAATGAACAACTTCAGCAACATAGGAGTTATCATTTTTACATGTGACTGAAACAGGAGAAAAACgaaatcattcattcaatcatttgtTTCAGTAAGAAATAGGATGCTTCATAAGGAGGAGAGGTTAAACAGATaagggaaatgaaaaaaaaaaagattttaagagGTGTGTATACTGCCCTCTTCAGGATATTATTGGAAAGAGATTTTAGTGAgttagttttgtatttattgttcaGTAGCATATGACAGAACAATAGTTAACACCGTGTTCCCAATTTCAGCATTCAGTTATTAATAATCTTCAGTTATTAAGGGGTCAAAAAGTGGTTAATAAGCAATACATTAATTATAACTACTGCATAagtattatttagtaaaatatgtcctctaaaaatacaaaatattaaataaaaaaaatgatccaACTAAAATATAGAGTACCGTAACTAtctcatttaaatgaaataaaggaAAAGGTCATTTTTGACCAACACACACTTTGTTGTTGCggactgttttttgtttgtttgtttatttgttttttcattagaGGATGCATTGAGTTAACATAGCAACAGGTAAGATTAAAATAAACTCAAACTTTAACTGTAAAATctatttcatattcatttatatgtggcTGACAGTGACTGTACATTATCTCACATAGATCGAAATGACTAGGTGAAAAGGGTCCTCCTGGGATCATGTTGAGCCCACCAGTTTACGAAACACATTTGTGCATTACAGATGCAACACATTGTAACAGGTTTTTGTACAGTGTTCACGTGTTTCCTTTCACTGTGGGctccagagcacagtagtacagagcagagtcAGATACAGCAGTAGAGGAGATCTCCAGATCCACACGATTGATTTCTTTTGTGGCTTTTGAATACAGACGAAGATCAGGctcagatttatttaaatattcatttaaaagaagCAGGAATTCTGGTTTTGCTCCAACATACTGGCGATACCACTGGAGAGAGTTAACATTGCCAGTGCTGGAACTGTAATTACAAGACAGAGTCACATTTTTACCctcaacaacatatttttctgaagacAATGGTTGTACTGTATCAGCAAAAGACGTTTCTGTGGAAAAGAAAAGAATCCCAATTAATCAA is part of the Carassius auratus strain Wakin chromosome 27, ASM336829v1, whole genome shotgun sequence genome and encodes:
- the LOC113046295 gene encoding uncharacterized protein LOC113046295 is translated as MNDFVFLLFQSHVKMITPMLLKLFIFASVYQECHGEDSVDQPDRHISEFEQRSVTLQCKYKTTSPQPELFWYIQKENDFPKYMLRRNKYGGKDNDAQFQKRFDSKVSSDSVPLTIKNLHVSDSAVYFCALRPTVTGNTTTLYKKPDTHHCIYTGADLDILGPKANTDMGPSTLSSGQDRVEQSSEEMTASEGAQVIVWCKYITTDTAPYLFWCKGFPLTSGGAKTRERVDCIITQKAGSSSVFEIEPAETHSNTDLQLRAQH